From Haloglomus litoreum, the proteins below share one genomic window:
- a CDS encoding DUF7504 family protein produces the protein MPPGTRTERAGEFADALGRLQRDGGALLVVGATPGATHERACARMLGSREQPRVVCRTDGSCSVGAAHAGPDDRLIDLGIDARGAVASADDAGGGATVGTETGPAAGPERILTETPAEFGARVSEAIASLPDDVDDPRVCVDSLLPLVEALGEERAFEWYHAVAADVRAAGGVCHAHLPVARDEELVARFEALVDATVELRLVDGRHEQRWFVHDSVTSDWLPLQD, from the coding sequence ATGCCACCAGGGACCCGGACGGAACGGGCCGGGGAGTTCGCGGACGCCCTCGGACGACTGCAGCGGGACGGCGGGGCGTTGCTTGTCGTGGGGGCGACACCGGGAGCAACGCACGAGCGGGCCTGTGCGCGGATGCTCGGGAGTCGCGAGCAGCCGCGCGTGGTCTGCCGGACGGACGGGAGCTGCTCGGTCGGCGCAGCCCACGCGGGCCCGGACGACCGGCTGATCGACCTCGGCATCGACGCCCGGGGCGCGGTCGCGAGCGCCGATGACGCCGGAGGCGGCGCGACCGTCGGGACGGAGACGGGCCCCGCCGCCGGCCCCGAACGGATCCTGACGGAGACACCCGCCGAGTTCGGCGCCCGCGTCTCCGAGGCCATCGCCAGCCTGCCGGACGACGTCGACGACCCGCGGGTGTGTGTGGACTCGCTGCTCCCACTCGTCGAGGCGCTGGGCGAGGAGCGAGCGTTCGAGTGGTACCACGCGGTCGCCGCCGACGTGCGCGCCGCGGGTGGGGTCTGTCACGCACACCTCCCCGTCGCCCGTGACGAGGAACTCGTCGCGCGGTTCGAGGCGCTGGTCGACGCGACCGTCGAACTCCGACTGGTCGACGGACGGCACGAGCAGCGCTGGTTCGTCCACGACTCGGTCACCTCCGACTGGCTCCCGCTGCAGGACTGA
- a CDS encoding DUF6684 family protein gives MPGDDGSEERSWYEVSHREVFDGRTLSDLFVNLVPVCIIAAFVGLFSALPLYGSGSEPLLAFHAAIVLGVALVSYVAARAIAGDERRLELQGGVPDRGGVESDDAASDDE, from the coding sequence ATGCCGGGCGACGACGGGAGCGAGGAGCGGTCGTGGTACGAGGTGAGCCACCGTGAGGTGTTCGACGGGCGGACGCTGTCGGACCTGTTCGTGAACCTCGTGCCGGTGTGCATCATCGCGGCGTTCGTGGGCCTGTTCAGCGCCCTGCCACTGTACGGGTCGGGAAGCGAGCCGCTGCTGGCCTTCCACGCCGCCATCGTCCTCGGGGTGGCGCTGGTGAGCTACGTCGCCGCGCGCGCCATCGCCGGCGACGAACGCCGGCTCGAGCTGCAGGGTGGTGTCCCCGACCGCGGCGGTGTCGAGAGCGACGACGCGGCGAGCGATGACGAGTGA